In Microvenator marinus, one genomic interval encodes:
- a CDS encoding peptidyl-prolyl cis-trans isomerase — MKGLYSRIGCALQVLLFSAMLLGCPPTKPSESGRVEAPPRGTESKEAVAVVNGEELTMTEFERRIEGLNPYARARYSSTEAKLEFLDAQVEFEILADVAERKGYGGRPEVMHAIKEAMVRHYLAEELRKRVSMRDITDDEIRQAYEKDPTAFHKPRARNVALIGADQAKTVEGLREIIEAGTYEEPVQKLNMLRRLADAHHFDPALKRKGGEHGWVEDPASPLAKNEGLNATLAKHVFGLSEVGEVTPVFGHAGKFYIATFIEEQAANVRGLEDVKDEIREKLYTKRREEERQRIIAEAQEEVEVTVNREILEKVEPPDSAEKTLERLLQQGNKVPVRDLKE; from the coding sequence ATGAAAGGACTATATTCTAGAATTGGTTGCGCACTGCAAGTCCTTCTTTTTAGCGCGATGCTTTTGGGTTGTCCGCCGACTAAGCCCTCCGAGTCTGGGCGCGTGGAAGCGCCGCCGCGTGGGACCGAGAGCAAGGAGGCGGTCGCCGTGGTCAACGGCGAAGAGCTTACGATGACGGAGTTCGAGCGGCGGATCGAGGGCCTGAACCCGTACGCACGTGCCCGCTACTCGAGCACCGAGGCGAAGCTCGAGTTTTTGGACGCGCAGGTGGAGTTCGAGATTTTGGCCGACGTGGCCGAGCGCAAGGGATACGGCGGTCGCCCCGAAGTGATGCACGCCATCAAGGAGGCCATGGTCAGGCATTATCTGGCCGAAGAGCTCCGAAAGCGTGTGAGCATGCGCGATATCACCGACGACGAGATTCGCCAGGCGTATGAGAAGGACCCGACGGCTTTCCACAAGCCGCGTGCGCGCAATGTCGCGCTGATCGGCGCGGATCAGGCCAAAACGGTGGAGGGTTTGAGGGAGATTATCGAGGCCGGCACGTATGAAGAGCCCGTGCAAAAGCTCAATATGCTGCGGCGCCTTGCGGACGCGCACCATTTTGATCCCGCTCTCAAACGAAAGGGCGGCGAGCACGGCTGGGTTGAAGATCCCGCCTCGCCGCTCGCCAAAAATGAGGGCCTCAATGCCACGCTCGCCAAGCACGTCTTTGGTTTGAGCGAAGTGGGCGAGGTCACGCCGGTCTTTGGGCACGCGGGCAAGTTCTATATCGCGACGTTCATTGAGGAGCAGGCCGCCAATGTGCGCGGCCTCGAGGACGTCAAAGACGAGATTCGCGAGAAACTCTACACCAAACGCCGCGAAGAGGAGCGCCAGCGCATCATCGCCGAGGCGCAAGAGGAAGTGGAAGTTACGGTGAATCGTGAGATTTTGGAGAAGGTAGAGCCGCCGGATTCGGCCGAGAAGACCTTGGAGCGTTTACTCCAACAAGGGAATAAGGTACCGGTTCGTGACCTTAAGGAATGA
- a CDS encoding peptidylprolyl isomerase, translating to MRRIRIFALVVGLLMCWSGALSAEIIDRVMARVNTEIITLHDVRMSAIPFLLQNGMDPGMMEDPSQRAEILEATLNDLVERQLLAQEAKKIDYKIEDSELDKWLEYTRSQQNLSEEQFKQTIEQYGMPFSAYREMVRANLLKVRMVNIKVGSQVTITDEDVDALYRERYGEDGGAVVYRTIAHILKRPADNSPQAKRALVAELAALKAKIDGGADFGDVAAEENQGPSSDNRGLLGTYRAADLDPSFATPAFALEVGEISDPVETAFGFHIIKVLSEEKRENPDVEQKKEALRGELRQRELERLLKQYMSQLKTRSFVEVRKF from the coding sequence ATGCGACGAATTAGAATTTTTGCGTTGGTGGTGGGACTCTTGATGTGTTGGTCGGGCGCGCTCAGTGCCGAGATCATCGACCGCGTGATGGCGCGCGTGAACACTGAGATTATCACCTTGCACGATGTGCGAATGTCCGCGATTCCGTTTCTGCTACAGAACGGCATGGACCCGGGCATGATGGAGGATCCGTCTCAGCGTGCTGAGATTTTGGAGGCCACCCTGAACGACCTCGTGGAGCGGCAGCTTTTGGCTCAGGAGGCCAAGAAGATCGACTACAAGATCGAGGATTCGGAGCTCGATAAATGGCTTGAGTACACGCGCTCGCAACAGAATCTGAGCGAGGAGCAGTTCAAACAGACCATCGAGCAATACGGCATGCCGTTTTCGGCATATCGCGAAATGGTGAGGGCGAATCTGCTCAAGGTACGTATGGTCAACATCAAGGTCGGCTCGCAGGTCACCATCACCGACGAGGACGTAGATGCACTCTATCGCGAGCGATACGGCGAGGATGGTGGTGCGGTGGTCTACCGAACTATTGCCCATATTCTCAAGCGTCCTGCGGATAACTCGCCGCAAGCCAAGCGCGCACTCGTTGCAGAGTTGGCGGCGCTCAAGGCAAAGATCGATGGTGGGGCTGATTTTGGAGACGTAGCCGCCGAAGAGAACCAGGGACCGTCTTCGGATAACCGTGGGCTACTCGGTACGTACCGTGCCGCGGATCTGGACCCGAGCTTTGCGACGCCTGCGTTCGCGCTGGAAGTCGGCGAAATCTCGGATCCCGTTGAGACTGCGTTTGGCTTCCATATCATCAAGGTTCTGAGCGAGGAAAAGCGCGAGAATCCCGATGTGGAGCAGAAGAAAGAGGCGTTGCGCGGCGAGCTCCGTCAGCGCGAGCTCGAGCGGCTTTTGAAGCAGTATATGTCGCAGCTTAAGACGCGCTCATTTGTTGAGGTTCGAAAGTTTTGA
- the pdxA gene encoding 4-hydroxythreonine-4-phosphate dehydrogenase PdxA has protein sequence MSRPILALSAGDPAGIGPEIILKALSTPHLEFEPLVVGSEEVFRHLSKKLGIQQSFEVLDVCEGLDPDAVLPGQASATSAEIQERTFAQALDLVDSGRADAIVTAPWTKSLRPLIGLEASGHTEILAARYNAPNHVMMLAGPRLRVALVTTHLALRAVPDAVVGPKIERVVRTCVEDLARFFGVTRPKIAMLGLNPHAGENGHMGMEEIETITPAIERLRAQMPDVALSGPHPADTLFAKFHGQEAPYDAVIAMYHDQGLVGLKSIHFGQAINITLGLPILRTSVDHGSAWDIAWQGRANAESMRYAMDAAVECARLRSEYAR, from the coding sequence TTGAGCCGGCCAATCCTTGCGCTATCAGCAGGGGATCCGGCGGGCATCGGGCCTGAGATTATTCTGAAAGCCCTGTCCACGCCCCACCTGGAGTTTGAGCCTTTGGTGGTGGGCTCCGAGGAAGTTTTCCGGCATCTATCCAAAAAGCTTGGGATTCAGCAGAGCTTTGAGGTTTTAGACGTCTGCGAGGGCCTAGACCCCGATGCGGTCCTGCCTGGGCAGGCGAGCGCGACGAGTGCGGAGATTCAGGAGCGTACGTTTGCGCAGGCGCTTGATTTGGTAGATTCGGGGCGTGCCGATGCGATTGTAACGGCGCCGTGGACGAAGTCTTTGCGTCCATTGATCGGGCTTGAGGCCAGCGGTCATACGGAGATTTTGGCTGCTCGGTACAATGCGCCCAATCACGTGATGATGTTGGCGGGTCCGAGGCTTCGAGTGGCTCTTGTGACTACGCACCTTGCCTTAAGAGCCGTGCCGGATGCGGTTGTCGGACCAAAGATTGAGCGTGTGGTGCGCACCTGCGTTGAGGATCTCGCTCGTTTTTTTGGGGTTACTCGGCCGAAGATTGCGATGCTCGGGCTCAACCCTCATGCGGGCGAGAACGGCCATATGGGGATGGAGGAGATCGAGACGATTACGCCTGCGATCGAGCGATTGCGGGCCCAGATGCCGGACGTAGCATTAAGCGGGCCGCACCCAGCCGATACGCTCTTTGCCAAGTTTCACGGGCAAGAGGCGCCCTATGACGCCGTGATTGCGATGTACCACGACCAGGGGCTCGTGGGACTCAAGTCCATTCATTTTGGGCAGGCCATCAATATCACGCTCGGCCTGCCGATTCTGAGGACGTCTGTGGACCATGGGAGCGCGTGGGATATCGCGTGGCAGGGGCGGGCGAACGCGGAATCGATGCGCTACGCCATGGATGCCGCGGTGGAGTGTGCGCGGCTGAGGAGCGAGTATGCGCGTTAA
- a CDS encoding alpha-amylase family glycosyl hydrolase encodes MRRFLVVIALVGLGCSDTKEGPAEPVPEGLETRSCTVELTHPNADEIAGDFNDWTPEPMLDEDGGPVWRAELEPGAYAFSFYVDGEAEPAPPDVFTRWHDGTEVRELRVGDCQKPLWRVDELTGGERIQARLSFVAAASSKAPLDPDSVSIFAGETELDEDAWSIDENGDVVVDFTPPAPGKYSLRVEGADTAGVAAENDGLWLPVWSEAEPFSWQDGLMYLAFTDRFRSVNGMRPSKPDVNLADIASFMGGDFDGVTEAIEDGYFDDMGVNILWLSPVYENPESAYTGSSGDLFTGYHGYWPVDPLSAESAYGGDEALHRLIKAAHARGIRVLFDIVLNHVHEDHGYCTEKPEWCAQTCVCGTENCAWEGPGGRPLDCQFAPYLPDLNYRNPEIVDRVLSDVIAKMEKFDVDGLRIDAAKHMDHVVMRQLRLRLDKLEDKGVAPFYLVGETFTSDRGLIMNYVADYELHGQFDFPLYYAIRSTFAHGGSFRDLEGAAAAGQRSYGQFYTRMSPFLGNHDIPRFMTEAAGNGQGSFGQTPDLMAEGPAAEVTQWDLINRASLAFVFTLTQPGVPLIYYGDEVGLAGDTDPDNRRMMPQTLNANQSELLRRVQELGQARKALPALRGAERKELWMDDSLYVYLRSDGTNVALVAMNKSDTPRTEDVTIPSAYGLSGATMEVWGREGLEASVLNGSLRVQLNPWEYRIIVPK; translated from the coding sequence GTGCGGCGTTTTCTAGTTGTAATTGCGTTAGTTGGGCTGGGTTGTTCGGACACCAAGGAAGGGCCGGCTGAGCCCGTGCCCGAGGGTCTTGAGACGCGTTCGTGTACCGTAGAGTTGACGCACCCCAATGCGGATGAAATCGCCGGGGACTTCAATGATTGGACGCCCGAGCCCATGCTTGATGAGGACGGTGGTCCGGTCTGGCGCGCCGAACTTGAGCCTGGCGCCTATGCGTTTTCGTTCTATGTGGATGGAGAGGCGGAGCCGGCGCCTCCGGACGTGTTCACGCGTTGGCACGATGGCACTGAGGTGCGCGAGCTTCGGGTTGGTGACTGCCAAAAGCCTCTCTGGCGCGTAGACGAATTGACCGGTGGGGAGCGTATTCAGGCGCGGCTGAGTTTCGTGGCAGCAGCGTCGAGCAAGGCGCCCCTCGATCCGGATAGCGTGAGTATTTTTGCGGGTGAGACCGAGCTCGATGAGGATGCCTGGAGCATTGATGAAAACGGCGACGTGGTGGTTGATTTCACGCCGCCCGCGCCTGGAAAATACTCGTTGCGGGTTGAAGGCGCGGACACCGCCGGAGTTGCGGCGGAAAACGATGGGCTCTGGCTCCCCGTGTGGTCTGAAGCCGAGCCTTTCAGCTGGCAAGACGGCTTGATGTACCTCGCGTTTACGGACCGATTCAGGTCGGTCAACGGCATGCGGCCGTCCAAACCGGACGTCAATCTGGCGGATATCGCGAGTTTCATGGGCGGGGATTTTGATGGCGTGACCGAGGCGATTGAGGACGGCTACTTTGACGATATGGGTGTGAACATCCTCTGGCTTTCCCCGGTCTACGAGAACCCTGAGAGCGCGTATACGGGCTCGAGCGGCGATTTGTTCACGGGTTACCACGGCTATTGGCCGGTGGACCCTTTGAGTGCTGAGAGCGCCTACGGCGGCGACGAGGCCTTGCATCGCCTCATCAAGGCGGCGCACGCGCGTGGGATCAGGGTGCTCTTTGATATCGTGCTCAATCACGTGCACGAGGATCACGGCTACTGCACCGAGAAGCCCGAGTGGTGCGCTCAGACGTGTGTGTGCGGCACCGAGAACTGCGCTTGGGAAGGGCCGGGAGGCCGTCCGCTCGACTGCCAGTTTGCGCCTTACCTGCCAGATTTGAACTATCGAAACCCCGAGATTGTGGACCGCGTGCTCTCAGATGTGATTGCAAAGATGGAGAAGTTTGACGTGGACGGGCTTCGGATAGATGCCGCAAAACATATGGACCATGTGGTGATGCGCCAGCTCCGACTACGGCTTGATAAGCTTGAGGACAAGGGAGTTGCGCCCTTCTATCTGGTTGGCGAGACCTTTACGTCGGACCGTGGGCTCATCATGAACTACGTGGCGGATTATGAGCTTCACGGGCAGTTCGATTTCCCGCTCTATTACGCGATTCGCTCGACGTTTGCGCACGGTGGCTCATTCAGGGATCTAGAGGGTGCGGCGGCCGCGGGCCAGCGCTCGTACGGGCAGTTCTACACCCGGATGTCGCCGTTTTTGGGTAACCACGACATCCCGCGATTCATGACCGAGGCGGCCGGCAATGGGCAGGGCTCGTTTGGGCAGACGCCGGACTTGATGGCCGAGGGGCCTGCGGCTGAGGTCACACAATGGGACCTTATCAACCGTGCGTCTTTGGCGTTCGTGTTTACGCTCACTCAGCCCGGCGTCCCGCTCATCTACTACGGCGACGAAGTCGGGCTCGCCGGGGACACCGACCCGGACAATCGGCGCATGATGCCGCAAACATTGAACGCGAATCAGAGTGAGTTGCTGCGCCGGGTTCAGGAGTTAGGGCAGGCTCGAAAGGCGCTGCCCGCCTTGCGTGGAGCGGAGCGAAAAGAGCTTTGGATGGACGATTCCTTGTACGTCTACCTTCGCTCAGATGGCACCAATGTGGCTCTGGTGGCCATGAATAAGTCGGACACGCCACGCACCGAGGACGTAACCATTCCGTCTGCGTACGGACTCTCCGGCGCTACGATGGAAGTTTGGGGTCGTGAGGGCTTGGAAGCGAGCGTACTGAATGGTAGTTTGCGGGTTCAGCTAAACCCCTGGGAATACCGCATTATCGTCCCCAAATAG
- a CDS encoding serine/threonine-protein kinase, whose product MDADKRAALEAEFGGVDPNETVRNRGLEEVSSPSDLPSVGMGGLFALNQMIGQGGMGEVRRAMQVGLERDVAIKKTRTDRSDDAAHTSLLREARAMGHLEHPNIVPVHVIARDEEGNPFVAMKYIHGRTLADLIVPERGAEKIDAFVDALISVCHAVSYAHSRGILHLDIKPANIMLGEFGEVYLLDWGSAVNYRDGGLSGLPRIEEMKTVLGTPCYMAPELVTEDEKVGPEADVYLLGGVLYSGLCGRVPHKGATGTEVLMASYYGRIAPLGQDTDPGLRGICEKALARYASERFRSAEDLRQALVQWRESRAVNRILANARRQLTELKRLVSVDSAPADVYRVFGAARSGFEYVVGAIPESAAGREGLRASIEAMIHYELKKKAPGSAMRLYSELDPPSPDLLKLIEAGLEEQKALVRDAEGYHELKRDLDPTQANRQKAWVWVVIGLAIALPQLVPQALGHVPDARTMAGSHMVLMVVVAAAFWWFRDRLFTTRANRSLTMAIGVLIIFAMVVRMGAVFGLSSLAYALSLDLALVSVLSTYAIWNIDPRIRMVVPGYAVGAVLCAVYEPWATVIFPLVHLFNMLILAVYFALHARVK is encoded by the coding sequence ATGGACGCTGATAAGCGCGCCGCACTGGAAGCCGAGTTTGGTGGGGTGGACCCCAACGAGACCGTGCGCAACCGTGGACTGGAGGAGGTGTCTTCGCCTTCTGACTTGCCTTCTGTGGGTATGGGAGGGCTTTTTGCGCTCAATCAGATGATCGGGCAGGGCGGGATGGGCGAGGTTCGGCGCGCCATGCAGGTTGGGCTCGAACGTGATGTGGCCATCAAGAAGACGCGCACCGACAGAAGTGATGACGCGGCACATACGTCTTTGCTTCGCGAGGCGCGCGCCATGGGGCACCTTGAGCACCCGAATATTGTGCCGGTGCATGTGATCGCGCGTGATGAAGAGGGCAATCCCTTTGTGGCCATGAAGTATATCCATGGGCGGACCTTGGCTGACCTCATTGTGCCGGAGCGTGGGGCCGAGAAGATAGACGCGTTTGTGGATGCGTTGATCTCGGTGTGCCATGCGGTCAGCTACGCGCATTCTCGCGGCATTCTTCACCTTGATATCAAGCCGGCGAACATCATGCTTGGCGAGTTCGGCGAGGTCTACCTTTTGGACTGGGGTAGTGCGGTCAATTATCGCGATGGTGGGCTGAGTGGATTGCCACGTATCGAGGAGATGAAGACCGTGCTCGGGACCCCGTGCTACATGGCGCCGGAGCTAGTGACCGAGGACGAGAAGGTGGGGCCTGAGGCGGATGTTTATCTGCTGGGGGGCGTGCTTTACTCGGGCCTTTGTGGACGAGTGCCGCATAAAGGGGCTACGGGCACCGAGGTGCTCATGGCTAGTTATTACGGGCGAATTGCGCCCCTTGGCCAGGATACAGACCCGGGTTTGCGCGGCATTTGTGAAAAAGCGCTGGCGCGCTATGCAAGTGAGCGTTTCCGGAGTGCTGAGGACCTTCGTCAGGCGCTGGTACAGTGGCGAGAGAGCCGTGCGGTCAACCGGATTCTGGCCAACGCGAGGCGGCAGCTGACCGAGCTCAAGCGGCTGGTGAGCGTGGATTCGGCCCCGGCTGATGTCTACCGCGTCTTCGGCGCGGCGCGCTCGGGTTTTGAGTACGTTGTGGGAGCGATTCCTGAGAGCGCTGCGGGGCGCGAAGGTTTGCGGGCGAGTATTGAAGCGATGATTCATTACGAGCTCAAGAAGAAGGCTCCGGGCTCCGCCATGCGACTTTATAGCGAGCTTGACCCGCCTTCGCCGGATCTCTTGAAGTTGATCGAGGCGGGGCTTGAGGAACAGAAGGCGCTTGTGCGTGATGCCGAGGGCTACCACGAGCTCAAACGAGATTTGGATCCGACGCAGGCAAACCGCCAGAAGGCCTGGGTTTGGGTGGTGATTGGGCTCGCGATTGCGCTCCCACAGCTGGTTCCACAGGCGCTTGGACACGTGCCGGATGCGCGCACTATGGCAGGCAGTCATATGGTTCTGATGGTGGTGGTGGCGGCCGCGTTCTGGTGGTTTCGGGACCGGCTGTTCACCACTCGCGCCAACCGAAGCCTGACTATGGCGATAGGCGTACTCATCATCTTTGCGATGGTGGTTCGAATGGGCGCGGTATTTGGGCTAAGTTCGCTCGCGTACGCGCTCTCACTGGACCTGGCTTTGGTCTCGGTCCTGAGCACCTATGCGATCTGGAACATCGATCCGCGGATTCGGATGGTGGTGCCTGGGTATGCGGTGGGCGCCGTGCTTTGTGCGGTCTATGAGCCGTGGGCGACCGTGATCTTCCCGCTGGTCCACTTGTTCAACATGTTAATTTTGGCGGTGTACTTCGCCTTACACGCTCGGGTGAAATGA
- a CDS encoding non-canonical purine NTP pyrophosphatase encodes MIIATRNKGKTREFEAIIQKVFPGITVQNLGDLTDVPEVVEDGDTFEHNARKKALEVSLFTGKTTLSDDSGLEILALDGAPGVYSARWAERAPGDTRPQDELNNLKLVEEVRKLAPDRRRAQYVAVLCLCVADDDSGREILARIGPKAGEMEVMDGRHIIEFRAEFRGRLQPEARGDGGFGYDPYFVLDDGRTMAELSLEEKNRISHRAQALEKLYRWSIS; translated from the coding sequence ATGATCATAGCGACTAGGAACAAGGGTAAGACGCGCGAGTTCGAGGCGATTATCCAAAAGGTTTTTCCCGGCATCACCGTGCAGAATCTAGGTGACCTCACGGACGTCCCGGAAGTCGTGGAAGACGGTGATACCTTTGAACATAACGCACGAAAGAAGGCGTTAGAGGTCTCCCTTTTTACCGGTAAGACTACGCTCTCGGACGATTCGGGGCTCGAGATCCTCGCGCTTGATGGGGCACCGGGCGTCTACAGCGCAAGGTGGGCCGAGCGCGCGCCTGGAGATACTCGGCCGCAGGACGAGCTCAATAACCTGAAGCTGGTGGAAGAAGTGAGGAAGCTCGCGCCGGATAGGCGGCGGGCCCAGTATGTGGCGGTTCTATGTCTTTGCGTTGCGGACGACGATTCAGGCCGCGAAATCTTGGCACGTATCGGACCAAAAGCAGGCGAGATGGAGGTGATGGATGGCAGGCATATCATCGAATTTCGTGCGGAGTTTAGGGGGCGTCTTCAGCCCGAGGCACGCGGTGATGGTGGGTTTGGCTACGACCCGTACTTTGTGCTCGACGATGGCCGCACCATGGCGGAGCTTTCACTTGAAGAAAAGAATCGGATCAGCCATCGCGCACAGGCGCTAGAAAAGCTATACCGTTGGTCTATCTCGTAG
- a CDS encoding cation-translocating P-type ATPase has protein sequence MIQIKAHEETKENVFEALGSSERGLASEEAGRRLEEYGKNALPTRKPVTLFSIILHQFKSPLIYVLGVAGLIAFLMGDTTDAGFIAVVLMLNALIGSWQEFRAEKGMKALEKFLHIQTRVYRDGAVETLDAENLVPGDVVVLESGQRVPADLRLISATGLEINESMLTGESLAVAKDARWMPDGPTTVGDRLNMAFAGTTVVKGRLKGVVASTGLNTELGRLADTVMSTAAGKAPLQIRMEKFARMVAIVVVGMAILVGLVGVFFQGYSWADAFMLVVALSVAAIPEGLPVGMTVALSVATSRMAARNVIVRRLEAVEGLGSCTYIATDKTGTLTVNALTVAKLVTPRGRFDVSGEGFVPNGSVSGASLDDEDVSALALAGLLCNEATLEKEGDEWTHLGDPTDVALHVLAEKLGMNRAEVLASYSKVSEIPFEPEIRYAATFFEGPRGTFAAVKGAPERVLDMCGLGESEHQDALEEAESLAKGGYRVIALASGAEEFALGAEPQTLKFLGYVGMIDPLRLGVIEAIAQCHHAGLQVAMVTGDHPETALAIARDMGIAKEGDRALTGLELEAKTPEELGALVGKVHVFARVAPEQKLQLVRAAKAAGHLVAVTGDGVNDAPALQEANIGVAMGKDGTDVAREASELVITDDNFASIVGGVEEGRIAYDNIRKVIYLLISTGAAELMLIGLAVFLGTPLPLVPVQILWMNLVTNGIQDVALAFEPGEKGVMNRKPRDPSERIFDRLMIERVIAGAAVMAGVSFGLFYYLLEKGYPEAEARNLVLLMMVFFECVHIGNCRSEYTSAFKLSPFRAPILLAGTTLAFSLHVAAMHIPFLQGVLQTQPVSAEWWLILAGLSLTILVPIEVHKWWLSRSNTSPPVH, from the coding sequence ATGATTCAAATCAAAGCACACGAAGAAACGAAGGAGAACGTCTTTGAGGCGCTCGGGAGCTCCGAGCGCGGTTTGGCCTCAGAAGAGGCCGGCAGGCGCCTTGAGGAGTATGGCAAGAACGCACTGCCAACCCGCAAGCCTGTGACGCTCTTCTCCATCATTCTCCACCAATTCAAAAGCCCACTCATCTACGTTCTGGGCGTGGCCGGCCTCATCGCGTTTTTGATGGGGGACACCACGGATGCCGGATTCATCGCCGTGGTTCTGATGCTGAACGCGCTGATCGGAAGCTGGCAGGAGTTTCGGGCCGAGAAGGGCATGAAGGCTCTGGAGAAGTTTTTACACATTCAGACACGCGTCTATCGCGACGGTGCGGTGGAGACGCTTGACGCTGAGAACCTGGTGCCGGGAGATGTGGTGGTTTTGGAGTCGGGCCAGCGTGTTCCGGCTGATTTGCGCCTGATTTCGGCAACGGGTTTGGAGATCAACGAGTCGATGTTGACCGGCGAATCCCTCGCTGTGGCCAAGGACGCGCGTTGGATGCCCGACGGCCCCACCACCGTGGGTGACCGGCTCAATATGGCGTTTGCGGGTACGACCGTGGTGAAGGGGCGCCTTAAGGGCGTGGTGGCTTCCACCGGACTAAACACCGAGCTCGGTAGGCTCGCCGATACCGTAATGAGTACTGCCGCGGGTAAAGCGCCGCTTCAGATTCGCATGGAGAAATTCGCGCGAATGGTGGCGATTGTGGTGGTCGGCATGGCTATCCTCGTGGGCCTTGTGGGCGTCTTTTTCCAAGGCTACTCGTGGGCCGACGCGTTCATGCTGGTGGTCGCGCTCTCGGTGGCGGCCATCCCCGAGGGGCTCCCCGTGGGCATGACCGTGGCGCTCTCTGTGGCCACCTCGCGCATGGCGGCGCGCAATGTGATTGTGAGGCGGCTCGAGGCCGTTGAGGGGCTCGGCAGCTGTACGTATATCGCCACGGACAAGACGGGCACGTTGACGGTGAACGCCCTGACCGTGGCAAAGCTCGTGACACCACGAGGGCGCTTTGACGTCAGCGGCGAGGGCTTTGTGCCAAATGGCAGTGTGTCTGGCGCGAGTCTGGACGATGAGGACGTGAGCGCGTTAGCCCTTGCAGGACTGCTTTGCAACGAGGCGACGCTTGAGAAAGAAGGTGATGAATGGACGCATCTCGGTGACCCGACCGACGTTGCGCTACATGTCTTGGCGGAAAAGCTCGGCATGAATCGTGCCGAGGTGTTGGCAAGCTATTCAAAGGTTTCGGAGATCCCATTTGAGCCGGAGATTCGGTACGCAGCTACGTTCTTCGAAGGCCCTCGGGGTACCTTTGCTGCCGTTAAAGGCGCTCCGGAACGCGTGCTCGACATGTGCGGCCTGGGAGAGTCGGAACATCAGGACGCTCTGGAAGAGGCTGAGTCTCTGGCCAAAGGCGGCTATCGAGTCATCGCGCTCGCAAGTGGTGCCGAAGAGTTTGCTCTAGGTGCCGAGCCCCAGACGCTCAAGTTTTTGGGCTATGTTGGTATGATTGACCCCTTGCGGCTCGGCGTGATTGAAGCCATTGCCCAGTGCCATCATGCGGGGCTGCAGGTGGCCATGGTCACTGGCGACCATCCCGAAACGGCGCTCGCGATTGCCCGCGATATGGGAATTGCTAAAGAGGGGGATAGAGCGCTGACTGGGCTTGAACTCGAGGCGAAGACGCCCGAGGAGCTCGGGGCGTTGGTGGGCAAGGTGCATGTCTTTGCGCGTGTGGCGCCCGAGCAGAAGTTGCAGTTGGTGCGTGCTGCTAAGGCCGCCGGGCATCTGGTGGCCGTGACCGGCGATGGCGTCAATGATGCACCCGCCTTGCAGGAGGCGAATATCGGTGTGGCGATGGGCAAAGATGGCACCGACGTGGCCCGCGAGGCTTCGGAGCTCGTCATCACGGACGATAATTTCGCGAGCATTGTAGGGGGAGTGGAGGAAGGCCGAATTGCGTACGATAATATTCGCAAGGTCATCTATCTCTTGATCTCTACAGGGGCTGCCGAGCTCATGCTCATTGGGCTTGCGGTGTTTTTGGGGACTCCGCTGCCGCTCGTTCCGGTCCAGATTTTGTGGATGAACTTGGTGACAAACGGCATTCAGGACGTGGCGTTGGCGTTTGAGCCGGGCGAGAAAGGCGTGATGAATCGTAAGCCGCGGGATCCGTCGGAGCGAATCTTCGACCGCCTCATGATTGAGCGTGTTATCGCGGGTGCTGCGGTCATGGCCGGCGTGAGTTTTGGGCTCTTCTACTATCTCTTGGAGAAAGGGTATCCCGAGGCTGAGGCCCGCAATCTGGTGCTCTTGATGATGGTCTTCTTTGAGTGTGTACACATCGGCAATTGTCGTTCCGAGTACACGTCGGCCTTCAAACTCTCCCCGTTTCGGGCGCCCATCTTGCTTGCCGGAACTACGCTCGCCTTTAGTCTACACGTAGCTGCGATGCATATCCCCTTCTTGCAGGGTGTCTTGCAGACACAGCCGGTTTCGGCCGAGTGGTGGTTAATTTTGGCGGGGCTCTCGCTTACGATTTTGGTGCCGATCGAGGTGCATAAATGGTGGCTGTCCAGGTCGAACACGAGTCCACCTGTACACTAG
- a CDS encoding nucleotidyl transferase AbiEii/AbiGii toxin family protein has translation MSALTGTLKQLSQTFSDCDLWWYLFGAQALIAYGFPRATADVDVTVQPPDDLDTFLESLSANGFLARVDDPKNFVRLSSILPVMSKSGIPVDIVFGQSGLESQILSRARVIDLGDVSVPVATPEDLIISKVVAGRPQDIEDIRALHSSCRLEREYILDTLRLLEEALGVSDLVPLFEGFK, from the coding sequence ATGAGCGCATTGACTGGGACTCTAAAACAGTTATCCCAAACCTTCAGTGATTGCGATCTTTGGTGGTACTTGTTCGGAGCTCAGGCTCTCATTGCGTACGGTTTCCCGCGTGCGACAGCAGATGTAGATGTTACGGTTCAACCACCCGACGATCTGGATACCTTTCTGGAATCACTATCAGCGAATGGATTTCTAGCCAGAGTGGACGATCCGAAGAATTTCGTGCGGTTGTCCAGCATATTGCCGGTTATGTCCAAGAGTGGAATCCCTGTAGACATCGTATTTGGACAAAGTGGTCTCGAAAGCCAAATCTTATCTCGGGCACGTGTGATTGACTTGGGTGATGTGAGTGTTCCGGTTGCAACTCCAGAAGACCTCATCATCTCCAAGGTTGTGGCAGGCCGACCTCAGGATATTGAAGATATTCGAGCGCTTCACAGTTCGTGCAGACTCGAACGCGAATACATTCTCGATACTCTTCGATTACTTGAAGAGGCGCTCGGAGTCTCGGATCTGGTACCCCTTTTCGAGGGGTTCAAATAA